A window of Streptomyces sp. NBC_01689 genomic DNA:
GACAAGAGATCGACCGGTGTCCTGGCCGCCGTACTGGCTGTGGTGGCGGGGGGCTGGTTGACGGGTTCCGGGAATCGCCCCCTTCACGGGCATCCGGGTTCCGCCATCGCTGCCGGGCCGCTCTTGCTCGCGTTCTGGCGTCTTTGGGCTCACGACCCTCTTGAAGGGGGTTGCCCCTCATGCTCTTCACCATCACCGGCGACGGCGTCACGGCGGTCATCACTCCCCAGGGAGAGATCGACTTCGTCACCTCACCCAGCCTGCACGCCTTTCTCCAGCAGCTCCCGCCGTCGGTCACCGAGGTGACGTGGGACCTGCGGCAGACACGGTTCATGGATGTCGCGGGCCTGCACCTCCTGGTGCATCTGCGCCAGGGCTGCCAGGAAGCGGGGCGGATACTGACCGTCACCGGGGTGGATGAGCCGCTGCGACGTCTGCTGCAGCTGGCACACGACCTGTTCCCCGCGGGTCACTGGGACGACTTCCTCCCCGGCGGCCTGCTCACCGCGACCGGCTGAGCCGGACGGAGCCACGACGGGCCCGGTGCCGTCGTCTCGGATCCCGACGTCGGGGGGCCGGAGGCCGCGGGGACCACCCCGGACTCGGACCGACACACGAGGGACCTCCAGGAGCCCGAGGTGACGACAACCAGACCCGTACTTCCTGGGTCACGCCTCTGGTGAGGGTCGAGGGTTGGAGGAACCGGGAGTCGGCGCGCGAGCCGGGTTCGGTGGAGAGTGGAGTGGGCGAAGGGCGCCTGACGGATGAAAACCCAGGTCGGGCGCCCCTCTTCTGGGCCTAGAAGAAGCCCAGCTTCTTCGGCGAGTAGCTCACCAGCAGATTCTTGGTCTGCTGGTGGTACATGGTCTTGACCGCTTCTGACCTGCGGAAATGAGTGAAAGCGTAGGTGGTGAAGTGGGGTTGGGCCGTGTATGGCCCGGATCTTGGTGAGGGGGCCTGTCCCGCGGGCATGGCGGCATCCGTGCTGGCAGTGGACTACCAGCGGCTGGCGGAGCGGGGCTGGATCCGTCAGGTGCGGCCGGGAGTGTTCACCGCCCTGGAGCAGGCCGCCTGAACCCGGTCGGGCGCCGGTCGGCGAGGCGGCCGCTCATGAGCATGGTCATCGGCCACAGGACCATGGCCTCGTGCATGACGGGCAGGGTCTCGTAGTCGCAGACCAGGCGGCGCGAACGCATCAGCCAGCTGAGCGTCCTCTCCGCCAGCCACCTGCGGGGCAGCACCATGAATCCCGCAGTGTCGTCGCGGCGCCTGACGACCTCCAGGGTGAGCTGGAGGGCCTCGGCCGCCCAGTCGACCAGCCTCCCGGCATACCCGCCGTCCGCCCACACCAGACCGATCGAGAAGTAGATCGTGCGCAGCCGCTCGAGCAGGCAGGCGGCGGCATCGCGGTCCTGGACGCTCGCCGCGGTCACGGTGACGGCCAGGACCAGGCCGAGGCAGTCGACCACCACATGCCGCTTGCGGCCGCCGATTTCCTTCCCGCCGTCCCAGCTCGACGCCGCCCGCGGGATGTTCGCCGCCGCCCGCAGTGACTGCGAGTCCGCGGCCGTCGGGTCCACCGCCCGGCCCTCCTTCTCCCGCACGCGGTCGCGCAGCCGGTCGTAGAACTCGGCGAGCGGCCCCGTCGCCTGTCAGCGGCGCGCGAAGGCGTGCACCCCACCGGACGCCGGGTCAGCGTCCGCTGACCCGCCCGTCGTGGGGGTGGATACGGGGCCCGGGCTGCCTGGGTCAGTCGTGCGGGACGACCACGACCGGGGCCGCGGCATGGTGCATCACCGCATGCGCGACCGGGCCGAGGTGCGTACCGATCGCCGAATCCCGGCTACGGCGGCCGATGACCACGAGACCTGCGCCGGAAGCGGCCTCCACCAGGTGGTGGGCGGCCCCGCCGCTTACGGACTTCTCCGTCACCTCGACTCCGGGGAACTTCTCCCGCCACGGGCGCAGCGCGTCGGTCAGCCCGATCGCCTCCTGCACGGCCAGTTCACCGCCCAGCCCCGGAGTGACGGCGCCGGAGGTGTAACCGAAACCGGCGTCCAGGCCGTAATAGGCCGGCAGGGTCCAGCCGTGCACGACCGTCAGCGCCGACGCGCGTCGGGCGGCGGCGTCGAAGGCGAACTCGAACAGCGCGTGGGCGGGCCGCCGCAGGTCCAGGCCGAGGACGACCTCGCCGAACGGGGGCTCCGTCGGGCGAGGGTCGGAGCCGTTCGGCTCCTCGGCGCGGACCAGGACCACCGGGTTGGCGGCGCGGGCCACCACCGAGAGGGCCACCGAGCCGACCATGAATCCACCGATGCTGCTCAGCCCCCGCGACCCGAGGACCAGTAGTTCGGCGTCGGCGGCGGCCGCCAGCAGAACCGGGACGGGCTGCCCGTCGACCTGGTCGGCGCTGATCCGCAGGTCGGGGTAGCGGCGACGCAGATCCTCCTCGGCCTCGCGCGGCACGCGCTCCGCCCAGTTGCGCTGCAGGGCCGGCCCCACCGACGGCGCGTAGGCGGTCGGGTAGTTGTACGACTGCAGTTCCCATGCATGTACGAGGCGGCAGGGCAGATCACGGAGCAGGGACTCACGGGCCGCCCAGTCCGCGGCAGCGAGGCTTTCCCGCGAGCCGTCCAGGCCTGCGGTGATGATACGAGACATGCTGCCAACTTCCCTGTCGAGTAGAGGTGTTGCCGTCGGCTACGTTGTCGGCGGCCGGGGAGGACCAGCCCATCCGGCCCTGCCCGGTGCGACCCCGCGGTTCTGCTGCTCACGGTCAGAAGTGGGTCGTGGGGACCGGATCGACGGTCCCGCGGCATGCGTGCCGCGTGCCGCGGTCAGCGGAGCCATGGGTGGTCGCGGACCACGGGGAGGGCGGCCCAGGTCCTGCCGAGTCCCCAGGTGACGCCTGCGCCCGCGACCGCGAGGGCGATCAGGACGACGGCGTACAGGACGTGGTAGTCGATGAGCGGGTTGCTGGACATGCTCGGCGAGCCATCGGCCAGGTGCTTGGCGGGCGGCCATTCGGCGATCCACATGAACGCCATCAGGGCGGTGCCGGCGATCGCGGCGAGCCGCAGTGCGATGCCGCTGATCAGGGCGAGGCCGACGCCGAGCAGGCCGAGCATGAACAGCCAGTTCGCCCAGCCCGCTCCGGCCCAGGAGTGGAACGTGGACTGCATGGGTCCGGCGGCGACGCCGCTGAGGAAGCCCTGGGTGGGTGAACCGCCGTCGGCCCAGCCCTTGCCGGACGGGGTGGCGTAGCTCCAGCCGAAGGTCTTGTCGAGGAATGCCCACAGGAAGACGAACCCGGTCACGATCCGCAGCCCCGCGAAGACCTGGGCGGCCATGGCCGTGGCCGTGGTGTCGGTAGTGGTCTCGCCGGACCTCCGGGTCGTCCTGGCCCGATGCCGCGACGGGAGGTGGAATCCCGTGCGCCGGCCGGGAGTTTCGTGTACTGCCATGATGTTCATCCCTGTCTGGGCTCTGGTAGGCGTAACGCGATATCTGTGCGCGTGCCGTCGTCGTGCTGAGTTCAATGTCCTGCCCGGACCAGTCGGGCCACAGGGGCCCACAGGTACCGTCGCAGGGGCCGAACGTCCCTTCCCCTTACCGCTCGCGAAGCCGCACGGCTGCCGGACCGGGCCCTGCGATCGTCTCTGTCGCGCCTCCCCCTTCGGGCGGACTCACGCCTGGGGCGAGCTCGTGTCTGCCCCCTCCGAGAGGACCCTGGAGGCCGACGAGGCTCGCCGGTGTGCCGTCCAGGCCGACGGCGATGTCGCGGAGCCTGTGGATCCCTCCGTCACCCTCAGGGCGTCCGTGACTTCTCGCCCCCTCGCGGCCGGCCCGCCCGAGTGGGGACGACCACGACCGGGCAATGGGAGTGGTTCAGCACGGCGTGGGTGACTGTGCTCAGTTGCCGACCGAGCCGTTGGGGTCCGCGACGGGCACTGACGACCACGACAGCGGCCTCGCGGGTAGCCTCCAGCAGCTCGGTCGCCGGACCGTTTCGGAAGGCGCGGGTCGCTCCCTCAGAGCGCTGCCCTGGCCCGGCCACCGCAAGACGAACATGCCTGGCGCCGTCGTTCGCCACCTGACGCCCGGGCGCCAGGGAGGCGAGTTCGGGCGCCAGGTGTCGACGTGGCCGGGCGTCCAGTACGCGCAGCCGGGCTCCGCGCCGCGCAACCTCCGCGAAGGCGAACACGGCGGCGTCCGCATCGGTGTTGCTCTCCAGGCCGAGCAACACCTCGCCACGACTCGTGGGCCGGCGGTCTCCTCGTATGATGAGCAGCGGGCCGTACGTGTGCGCGGCCAGCCGCAGACCCACCGAGCCGAACAGCAGACCGGCTACGCTGCCCAGCCCGCGGGTGCCGACCACGGTGAGCTCGGAGTCCCGGCCGTGACGCACCAGTGCCCGGACCGGTCCGCCCTCGACGGCACAGGCCGTGACCGGCAGACCGGGGTGGCGATCACGCACCCGTGAGACGGCGGAAGCCAGTATCGGACCGGCCTCGTCGAGGTCGGGCACGGCGTACACGATGTCCAGCACGGCGCCGCGCAGCACGGCCTCCTCGGAAGCCCGGTCCAGCGCCCGTACGGCGACGAGCGAACCGTCCACGCCTACTGTCACATGACGGGTGGTCATGTCTGTCCCTTCCCTCGGCTGGTGCTGTCCAGGTGGCCGCCGACATGCCGTCGGCCCGGTTCGCGAGGGCGGCTCGGCCCGCTTCGGGACGGGCGGCCGGGGCGCGGGACGGCGAGCAGGAGACGTGGTCGAGGCCGGTGTCGCGGAAGAACTGGATGGAGTCCGCGCGCCGCCGTGTTCTCCGCAGACGCCGAACTTCGGACCGGGCTTCGGAAGAAGGACGCTCTGGGCTTGTTCAGGCGTGCGGGACGACGGCGACGGGGCAGGGCGCGTGGTGCAGCGCCGCGTGGGTGACAGGGCCGAGGTGGGTGCCGAGACGGGATGCGCGCATCCGGCGTCCCACCACGACGAGCGCCGCGCCGGCCGAGGCGCTGATCAGCTCGTCGGCCGCACGCCCTTCGGTGACGTTCTCGACGACGGTGACCTCGGGGAACTTGTCGCACCAGGGGCGCAGCGCGGCGACCACGGCGCGCTCGCGCTCCGCCAGCAGCTCCGGGCCCCTGACCGGGACAAGCGCGTCCGCCGTGGCGAAGTCCGGCGGACGGGCCCATCAGAAAGACGGCGACCGGGGGCGGGGAAAGCCCGGATGGTTCAGCTCTCTTGTGGCGCGGCCGCGCATTCGGTACCGATCCGCGCGGCCCACCCCTCGATCTGTCCGCAGTCGCGGAAGTCACCGCCCTTTCCGGAGGAGACGATCTTCCGGGCGATGAATCCTGTCGCTCCCTCTTCGAGACAGCCGCCGAACGTGATGTGTCCCCTGGCGTCGAGCCGGGCCATGGCCCGCTGCACACCGGGCACGGGCGGGATGTCCCGTTCCGAGGCCGTGGCGTCGAGCGGGCCGCTGCTGAAGAACCACAGCGGACGGTCGGCCAGCGCACGGCCGTGACGGCGGACGAAACGGCGGGCGTCCTTGTGCCAGCGCCCCGCGTACAGCCCGCCACCCACCACCACGGCGTCGTAGGACTCCAGGTCCGTCACGGACCGGGCGGACACCGCCTCGACCG
This region includes:
- a CDS encoding transposase, giving the protein MDPTAADSQSLRAAANIPRAASSWDGGKEIGGRKRHVVVDCLGLVLAVTVTAASVQDRDAAACLLERLRTIYFSIGLVWADGGYAGRLVDWAAEALQLTLEVVRRRDDTAGFMVLPRRWLAERTLSWLMRSRRLVCDYETLPVMHEAMVLWPMTMLMSGRLADRRPTGFRRPAPGR
- a CDS encoding flavodoxin domain-containing protein, whose translation is MLSTALVAYGTTNGSTARIAETIAEVLRQEGVSVEAVSARSVTDLESYDAVVVGGGLYAGRWHKDARRFVRRHGRALADRPLWFFSSGPLDATASERDIPPVPGVQRAMARLDARGHITFGGCLEEGATGFIARKIVSSGKGGDFRDCGQIEGWAARIGTECAAAPQES
- a CDS encoding universal stress protein, whose translation is MTTRHVTVGVDGSLVAVRALDRASEEAVLRGAVLDIVYAVPDLDEAGPILASAVSRVRDRHPGLPVTACAVEGGPVRALVRHGRDSELTVVGTRGLGSVAGLLFGSVGLRLAAHTYGPLLIIRGDRRPTSRGEVLLGLESNTDADAAVFAFAEVARRGARLRVLDARPRRHLAPELASLAPGRQVANDGARHVRLAVAGPGQRSEGATRAFRNGPATELLEATREAAVVVVSARRGPQRLGRQLSTVTHAVLNHSHCPVVVVPTRAGRPRGGEKSRTP
- a CDS encoding STAS domain-containing protein; this encodes MLFTITGDGVTAVITPQGEIDFVTSPSLHAFLQQLPPSVTEVTWDLRQTRFMDVAGLHLLVHLRQGCQEAGRILTVTGVDEPLRRLLQLAHDLFPAGHWDDFLPGGLLTATG
- a CDS encoding universal stress protein, which produces MSRIITAGLDGSRESLAAADWAARESLLRDLPCRLVHAWELQSYNYPTAYAPSVGPALQRNWAERVPREAEEDLRRRYPDLRISADQVDGQPVPVLLAAAADAELLVLGSRGLSSIGGFMVGSVALSVVARAANPVVLVRAEEPNGSDPRPTEPPFGEVVLGLDLRRPAHALFEFAFDAAARRASALTVVHGWTLPAYYGLDAGFGYTSGAVTPGLGGELAVQEAIGLTDALRPWREKFPGVEVTEKSVSGGAAHHLVEAASGAGLVVIGRRSRDSAIGTHLGPVAHAVMHHAAAPVVVVPHD